A single window of Treponema denticola ATCC 35405 DNA harbors:
- a CDS encoding co-chaperone GroES: MKVKPLGDRVLVKPDAVETKTAGGIIIPDTAQEKTQRGVVVAVGDDKEKIKVSVGQKVIHDKYAGTQIQIDGVDHLILKSNDLVAVVE; the protein is encoded by the coding sequence ATGAAAGTTAAACCCTTAGGAGACAGAGTTTTAGTAAAACCGGATGCCGTAGAAACAAAAACTGCCGGCGGAATCATCATTCCCGACACAGCTCAAGAAAAAACACAAAGAGGTGTTGTTGTGGCTGTAGGTGACGACAAAGAAAAGATTAAGGTTTCAGTCGGTCAAAAAGTTATTCACGACAAATATGCCGGAACTCAAATTCAAATTGACGGTGTAGATCATTTGATTTTAAAATCAAATGATTTGGTTGCTGTTGTAGAATAA
- a CDS encoding sigma-70 family RNA polymerase sigma factor: MYNRTKNNYDAEMNSLATYLKEINQIPLLTAEEEIKYAKLAEKGDEDAKNMLVNSNLRFVVNVAKKYQNQGLPLMDLISEGNIGLMNAAERFDVSKGYKFISYAVWWIKQSILKAICEKSRMIRLPLNRANELVQIEKAKKEIDFSGNETKELNEIAGILNMDNSMVHTIMNAAREPISIDAPVFDEPGSSSVNDFLQDETHQMPEDYAMDMSLRDEVNELLKNLDDREAEIIRYRFGLGGYAPLSLKEVGLIFNLTKERIRQIEKKALQQLKKPAEKQKLAVYVA, from the coding sequence ATGTATAACAGGACAAAAAATAATTATGACGCAGAAATGAACTCGTTGGCTACTTATTTAAAAGAAATCAATCAGATACCGCTTTTAACAGCTGAAGAAGAAATAAAATATGCTAAACTCGCCGAAAAGGGAGATGAAGATGCCAAAAATATGTTGGTAAATTCAAACCTCCGATTTGTTGTAAATGTAGCAAAAAAATATCAAAACCAAGGTCTTCCCCTTATGGATCTTATCAGCGAAGGAAATATAGGCTTGATGAATGCCGCCGAAAGATTCGATGTTTCAAAGGGCTATAAATTTATTTCTTACGCTGTTTGGTGGATTAAACAATCTATCTTAAAAGCTATTTGCGAAAAATCAAGGATGATACGCCTTCCCTTAAACAGGGCAAACGAGCTTGTTCAAATAGAAAAGGCTAAAAAAGAAATCGACTTTTCGGGAAACGAAACTAAGGAACTTAATGAGATTGCAGGCATCTTAAATATGGACAATTCTATGGTTCACACAATTATGAATGCAGCCAGAGAGCCTATTTCCATAGATGCTCCCGTTTTTGATGAGCCCGGAAGCTCCAGTGTAAACGACTTTTTACAGGACGAAACTCACCAAATGCCTGAAGACTACGCAATGGATATGAGCCTTAGAGATGAGGTAAACGAGCTTCTTAAAAACCTTGACGATAGGGAAGCTGAGATAATACGTTATCGTTTTGGGCTTGGCGGTTATGCTCCTCTTTCGTTAAAAGAGGTAGGGCTTATCTTTAATCTTACAAAAGAAAGAATACGCCAGATTGAAAAAAAGGCCTTGCAGCAGCTTAAAAAGCCTGCCGAAAAACAGAAACTTGCCGTTTACGTTGCGTAA
- a CDS encoding THUMP domain-containing class I SAM-dependent RNA methyltransferase, which produces MNDFIALCAVGAEPVLTRELKLLGFKPYNRLPGRVFFTSAEAEPLLAFFKANYFLRTADRVFMLINTAKAENFDDLFDLVFSIDWHNYFPRDARITIDKVRTYKSKLSSEHAVQSIVHKAVCDKLCKKWNMHSLPETGTRFMIRIYIENNNVYVCLDLSGEPLYRRGYRLSGGAAPMRETLAAVLIQLMQWKRKIPLHDAFCGSGTIPIEAAWYAYNIPPGIARHFAFENFICFEKEKIEAVLKEEKERAASEVRTDCLARITGSDISEEAVSLSKANAERACIIAGRELHAAGITHHIERPDFIQSDFSELEAPYDSGILLSNPPYGERLGSEEEAFELYKRMAEIPQHFPNWKLGFITSKKEFEKIFCKQNKDAVLKKHSLRGGNMETVLYIME; this is translated from the coding sequence ATGAATGATTTTATTGCACTATGCGCCGTAGGTGCAGAACCTGTACTTACAAGGGAACTAAAACTTTTAGGTTTTAAACCTTACAATAGGTTACCCGGAAGGGTATTTTTTACTTCAGCCGAAGCTGAACCTCTTTTAGCTTTTTTTAAGGCAAATTATTTTTTACGCACAGCCGACAGGGTTTTTATGCTTATAAATACCGCAAAGGCCGAAAATTTTGATGACCTTTTTGATTTGGTCTTTTCGATAGACTGGCACAACTATTTTCCGCGAGATGCCCGAATTACAATCGACAAGGTAAGAACATATAAGTCCAAGCTTTCTTCGGAACATGCCGTTCAATCCATCGTCCACAAGGCTGTCTGCGACAAGCTGTGCAAAAAATGGAATATGCATTCCCTGCCGGAAACCGGAACCCGTTTTATGATCCGCATTTATATAGAAAACAACAATGTCTATGTCTGTCTGGACTTATCCGGGGAACCTCTTTATAGAAGGGGTTACCGTTTAAGCGGAGGGGCCGCCCCCATGAGGGAAACATTGGCAGCCGTCTTAATTCAGCTAATGCAATGGAAAAGAAAAATCCCCCTCCACGATGCTTTTTGCGGCTCCGGGACTATTCCGATTGAAGCCGCTTGGTATGCCTATAATATTCCGCCCGGGATTGCCCGTCACTTTGCCTTTGAAAACTTTATCTGTTTTGAAAAAGAAAAAATAGAAGCCGTCTTAAAGGAAGAAAAAGAAAGAGCTGCCTCGGAGGTACGCACCGACTGCCTTGCAAGGATAACGGGCTCTGATATTTCGGAAGAAGCAGTTTCTCTTTCAAAGGCCAATGCCGAAAGAGCCTGCATCATCGCAGGAAGGGAACTTCATGCAGCAGGCATTACCCATCACATAGAACGTCCCGACTTTATTCAATCGGACTTTTCTGAACTGGAAGCCCCATACGACAGCGGCATCCTTTTATCGAATCCGCCCTACGGCGAAAGGCTCGGAAGCGAGGAAGAAGCCTTTGAGCTTTATAAACGGATGGCCGAAATACCTCAGCATTTCCCGAACTGGAAGCTGGGCTTTATCACAAGCAAAAAAGAATTCGAAAAAATATTCTGTAAGCAAAATAAGGATGCCGTCTTAAAAAAACACAGCCTGCGAGGCGGCAACATGGAAACCGTCTTGTACATTATGGAGTAA
- a CDS encoding TraB/GumN family protein: protein MKNLKKILTAALAFLLIFSFLVSCKTKDSNSQADGESKAVLIKHPERMFWEVKKGDASIYVLGTIHVADKDFYPLEDKILEAFDKADRRVSELGGKKEMEMVQEKLQIKMLQHFNISPEKDLSNFLSEDKINVVKQELGENIAVPLFKFNPWILTIALNQVLYTKAGLDPQNGIDMHLLNRAGKKNIEALESIDEQLDLLSSGTFEEQLKALKETIKELQNTDKAIDWLTKLKKLYLENNTEELKDFIGSLLDMSDGISQDALLKDRNIVWADKFEEYLNKGGTTFVFAGLAHFLGEDSVFEQMRIKGILE from the coding sequence ATGAAAAACCTTAAAAAAATCTTGACAGCCGCTTTGGCTTTTTTGCTTATTTTTTCTTTTTTAGTCTCTTGTAAAACAAAGGATTCAAATTCGCAGGCTGACGGCGAATCGAAAGCCGTTTTAATAAAACATCCTGAAAGGATGTTTTGGGAAGTAAAAAAAGGAGATGCTTCAATCTATGTTTTGGGTACAATCCATGTTGCAGACAAGGATTTTTATCCATTGGAAGATAAGATACTGGAAGCCTTCGATAAGGCCGATAGACGGGTCAGTGAATTGGGCGGCAAAAAAGAAATGGAAATGGTTCAGGAAAAATTACAAATTAAGATGCTTCAACATTTTAATATTAGTCCCGAAAAAGATTTGTCTAATTTTTTGTCCGAAGATAAAATAAACGTTGTTAAACAAGAATTGGGAGAAAACATTGCCGTTCCTCTATTTAAATTTAATCCATGGATTCTTACAATCGCTTTAAATCAAGTACTGTATACAAAGGCCGGATTAGATCCTCAAAACGGTATAGATATGCATCTTTTAAACCGTGCCGGTAAGAAAAACATTGAAGCCCTTGAAAGCATTGATGAACAGCTGGATCTTTTATCTTCAGGAACTTTTGAAGAACAGCTAAAGGCTCTTAAAGAAACTATAAAAGAATTACAAAATACGGATAAAGCGATTGACTGGCTTACAAAGTTAAAAAAGCTTTATTTGGAAAACAATACCGAGGAATTAAAAGATTTTATAGGTTCTCTTTTGGATATGAGCGACGGTATATCTCAAGATGCTCTTTTAAAAGATCGAAATATTGTTTGGGCTGACAAATTTGAAGAATATCTTAATAAAGGCGGAACAACCTTTGTGTTTGCAGGCCTTGCTCACTTTTTAGGAGAGGACAGCGTATTTGAACAAATGAGGATCAAAGGAATTTTAGAATAG